The Clostridium sporogenes region TATATTATGGATTACCCTTTGTAGGCATAAAATTTACACCTTTTTCAGCTGCTATTTTAGGATTAAGCTTAAATGCTAGTGCTTATATGGCTGAAATAATAAGAGGAGGAATTATTTCAGTAGATAAGGGTCAATTTGAAGCTTGTAGAGCTTTAGGTTTTAATTATTTTGATATGATGAAGAAGATAATTTTACCACAAACATTTAAAATAATAATTCCATCTGTAGGCAATGAGTTTATAACTATGTTAAAAGATACATCTTTAGTTTCTACTATAGCTATGGTGGAAGTTATGAGGTCTGCTCAGCTATTATATTCATCTACATTTAAGCCCATGGAAACTTTTATATTAACTGCTGTTCTTTATTTAATAATGACTACAATATTTACTACAATATTTGGTGTTTTTGAAAAGAAAGCTTCCGTATATTAGTGAGGGGGATGAAATATGTATATGATAGAGAGTAAAAATTTAACAAAAAAATTTGGGAAACTTACTGTATTTGAAAATTTAAATATTAATGTAAAAAAGGGAGAAGTTCTTGTTATAATAGGACCTTCAGGTTCAGGTAAAAGTACTTTTTTAAGATGTTTAAATCATATAGAAATACCTACAGATGGAGAGGTTTTTGTAGAAGGGAAAAAATTAAATATAAAAAATAAAAAAGAACTAAGAAAAACTATAGAAAAAGTGGGGATGGTTTTTCAAAATTTCAACCTATTTCCCCACAGAACAGTTCTACAAAATATTATGGAAGCTCCTTTAACTGTTAAAAAAGAAAATAAAGAGAAAGTTTTACAAAAGGCAGAAAAACTTTTAGAAAAGGTTGGCTTAAAAGATAAAGCTAATGTATATCCATCAAAACTTTCAGGTGGACAAAAACAAAGGGTTGCTATAGCTAGAGCATTAGCCATGAATCCAGATATAATGTTATTCGATGAACCAACCTCAGCTTTAGATCCAGAACTTGTAGGAGAGGTTTTAATAGTTATGAAGGATTTGGCTCAAGAAGGTATAACTATGGTGGTTGTAACCCATGAAATGGGATTCGCAAAGGAAGTAGCAGATAGGGTAATTTTTATGGATGGAGGGAAAATAATAGAAGAAGCATTACCACATGAGATTTTTACAACACCTAAGCATAAAAGAACAAAAGAATTCTTAAATAAAGTTATAAAGGAATAAGTATTAAAGTAGCATTTAATCTAAAGCAGATTAAATGTTATTTTTTTCATAGATTTATTGCAGTTTAGAAAAAAACATGGTAATATTTAAATATAATAACTGGATAATTATTATTTGGTAATAATAAATGGAGCGAATGATGCTATAATAAGCAATATTTAATTTTATTAATAAATAAGAAGAACTTTAGGAGGACGGGTTATGGAAAATTTAAAAGTAAAAAACAAAATACTTTTCATGAGTTCAATTATGTTGATTTTTACAATAATTGTAGGGGTAACAGGATATTATTTTAATGCTAAATCTAATAAAGCTATCAAAAAACTATATGAAGATAATCTTATTAGTGTAAAAGTATTAAATGATGCAAGAGCTCAAGCAAGGGGGGCAGAAGCAGATGTTGCTAGAATAGTCATCTTATCTAAGGATGTAAAAACTCAAGAAAAATTAAAAAAAGATATTGAAAGTAGAGTGGAAAAATTTAATAAAGATATCGAAGAATTTAAAAGAATAGGTCTCAATAGTGAAAAGGAAAAAGAACTTTTAGATTATATGGAAAAAAATTTAATTGAGTTTAGACAAAAAAGAGAAGAAGTATTCAAAGTATCCAGTGAAGGAAAAATGGATTTAGCTGCTAAAAAATTTAGTGAATTAAATGAGGTAAATGAAAATTATCAGAAAGCTCTTATAGAATTATCAGATTATAATGTTAAAGAGGCAGAAGAGTTTAAGATTCAGAATGATAAAGCTAATGCTTTTTCAAATAGATTTATAACAATAATTTTAATTTTAAGTATAATTATAGCTCTAGTTACTACTAGTATAATTTCTAAATCTATAATTAATCCATTAAAGGAATCAGTAGAATACTTAGATAAATTGTCTACAGGGAATTTTACAGAAAAAGTTTCAGATAAGCTTTTAAAGAGGAAAGATGAAATTGGACAATTAACTAATTCAGTTAGCAAAATGTATGAATCTATAAGAAATATAATAAATGATGTTTTAAATGAGATGAGTAATTCAAGTAATGTAGTTGAAAATATAGATGAGAATATTAATGATTTAGATAATAGAATACAAGAAGCCTCAACAGCTACAGAAGAATTATCTGCTAGTATGGAGGAAACAGGAGCTTCAGCAGAGGAAATGAGTGCAACTTCAGAGGAAATAGAAAAGGCTGTAGAGGATATAGCTTTAAAGGCAGAAGAGGGTGCAAGTAGTGCAGGTAAAATATTAACTAAAGTGGAAGAACTAAAATTTAATGCTATAGAATCTCAAAAAAATGCAAATAAAGTTAAGACTAATATAGATAGTGCCACCAAGGATGCTATAGAAAAATCTAAAACAATAGAAGAAATAAATATATTATCTGAAGCTATACTTGAAATAACTTCTCAAACAAATTTATTAGCTTTAAATGCGGCTATTGAAGCTGCAAGAGCAGGAGAATCTGGTAAAGGGTTTGCAGTAGTGGCTGAAGAAATAAGGAAATTAGCAGAACAATCAAGTGAAACTGTAGTGAGAATACAAGATACTACAAAGGAAGTATTGAAAGCTGTAGAGGATCTTAAAAAAAATTCAAGTAATGCATTAAACTTTATAGATAGTTATATAGTAAAAGCTCACCAAGATACAGTAGAAGTTTTTGATTCTTATAGTAAGGATGCTACCTATTATAATGATATATCTAATGATTTAAGTGCTACATCAGAAGAATTACTAGCTTCTATAAAAAACATAGTAGAAGTAATTAATAATGTAGCAGGTGCTGCTAATGAGGGAGCTAAAGATACCACTAATATAGCTCAAAACAATGAAAAAATCGTAATAGCTAGTGAGGATATAGTTAAATCTACAGATTTATTAAAAAACAGTTCCGGAAAATTAATAAATTCTGTTAAAAAATTTAAAATTTAATAAATGTATATTTTATTATTTATAGAGAAGAGGATGTCTCAAAATATATTTCATTTTCAGACATCCTCTTCTTTTTAATTTTATATGTTAAAAAATAAGAATAAACTAAATAGTTATCAACAAATTAAAACTGATGTATAAAATAGTAATATAATAGAATTTCTATATCTTGAGGTTTAATTTCTTAACTAAAAGAGGGGGAAATATATGGACAACCAAAAGATAAAATATAAAATGATGATGATAACTATTATTTTTATAGTATTTGTTTCTATTTGTGGATTCACAGGAGCCTATTTTAATAAAAAATCTAATGTAAATATTAAAGAATTATATGAAAACAGCTTAGTTACTTCAGAACTATTAAATGATAGTAGGACTCAATCAAGGATTATAGAGCTTGATACGGCTAAAATAATATTAGAAAGTAAAGATAGCAAAAATATAGAAGAACTAAAAAAACAAATATATGAAGCAGAAAGTGTGTTTAATGAAAATATTAAAATATATAAATCTATGAAATTAGAACCAAAAGAAAAGGAATTGATAAGTTCTATTGAGGAAAAGTTATCAGATCTTAGAGAAGATAGAAACAATATAATAAAATTATCCCAAGAAGAAAAGCCGGAAGAAGCATTAAAAAAATTAAATTATATAACACCTGTTATTAATGATTATCAGAAGGATATTTTAGAATTAGTGCAATATAATAAAAAACAGGCTAATAATTTTATGAAAGAAAGTGATATGTTCTTTAAAAAATCTAGAATAATTGTAATATGTATAATTGTTTTTAGTATTGTTATAGGGATAACCTTAGTCACTTTAATATCAAAAAATTTACAAAAATCTGTGAAAGAATTAATAAAGTATCTTGATAAATTATCTAAAGGAGATTTTAGGGATCCTATTCCAGATAATCTTGTAAATAGAGAAGATGAGATAGGAGAAATATCTAATTCTTTAAGTAAGGTGTATGAAAATATACTATATATAGAAAAAAACACATTTAATGAGATGGACAACTCTATAAAATATATAGAAAGCATTACTAGTAGTATTAAGGAGTTAAATTTTAAAATTCAAAACACTTTTGCAGCTACAGAGCAATTGTCAGCATCTATGGAAGAAACCGGGGCATCTACAGAGGAGATGAATGCAACCTCAGGAGAAATAGGTATGGAAATTGAGAAAATATCAAGTAATGCCTTATCCATAGATGAAAATTCAGAAAAAATATTGGAAAAGTCTGAGAAACTAAAGGAAGGTTTTTTAGAATCTAAAAAACAGGTCAGATATATGAAAGAAAATATAGATGAAGATATGAAAAAAGCTATAGACAAGTCTAAGGTTATAGAGGAAATAGATGTTTTATCAGAAACTATATTAGGAATAACCTCACAAACTAATCTTTTAGCCTTAAATGCTGCTATTGAAGCAGCTAGAGCAGGAGAGGCAGGAAAGGGATTTGCAGTAGTAGCAGAGGAAATAAAAAAATTAGCAGAGGAGTCTAACAAAGCTACTATAGAAATACAGGATGTAACTAAAATTGTTGTAGAAGCAGTGAAAAATTTAAAAGGGAATTCTGAAAGGTTAATGGAATTTGTGGATGAATATATAAGAAAAGCTTATGATGAAATGGAAAATTTGAGTGATGAATATAAAAAGGACGCTTATTATTATAGAGACTTTTGTAATAAATTAAGTGATACTACAGAACAATTACTTCAATCTACAAAAAATTTTGAAGAAGTAATAAATAATGTAACCAAGGCTACTAATGAAGGTGTTGAAGGTATTACTAATGTAGCAGAAAATTCAGAAGAAATAGCTAGTTTTACAGAAATAATCCTTAAAAATACTAATGATTTAAATAGAAGTTTAGATAGATTAACAGCTTGTGCTGAAAAATTTAAAATATAGTAAGATATAGATGACTTTTTCTAAAAAGGTCATCTATCTTTTAATAGAATAAACAATAAGTGTATAATAGTTCATTCTATACTATTTATAGTAGTTTTTTAATAATTTTGTTTTTCTCAATATGAGAAAATGTGAATAAATTATCAAAATGATACAATATTTTTTCTCAAAATGACACAAAGACTTAAAATTTAACAGGATTTGATACTTTACCCATTGGCATGAATTTTGCTCATTAATATATATGTGCATAAAATATATTAATTTTAGGAGGAAGGAAGGCAACATGAAAAAAATGAAATCAATTAAAAAAGCTAGGGCTATGTTGTTAATTGCCTTATTTACATTGCCAATAATATTTACTGGTTGTTCAAGTAAAAAAGAACAATCAGAAAAAGATGATAAAAAGGGCAACACAGTAGTTTATGGTGCAGAATTTGAAGATGAAAAATTAAATCCTATATTAGCACCGGCCTATGCAAACGATTTAATTTTTAGGGGTCTTATGAGATTTGATAAGAATAATAAGCCACAATGTGATATTGCAGAATCTTATAAGAAATCTACAGATGGATTAACCTACGATTTTAAAATTAAAAAAGGTGTAAAATTCCATGATGGAAAAGAGCTTAAAGCCGAAGATGTTGTATTTACAATAAAGTCAATACAAAATCCTAAGGTTAATACAGAAATGAAACCAGAATTTGAAGAAGTAAAGGACATAAAAGCTGAAGGTGATTATAATGTTAAGGTTACATTAGCAAAGTCTTTTCCGGCGCTTTTAGATAAGTTAACAATTGGAATAGTCCCTAAACATGCCCTAGAAGGAAAAGATTTAAATAATGCAGAATTTAATCAAAAACCAATAGGAGTAGGGCCATTTAAATTTGTAAAATGGGAAAAGGGTAATAATATAACATTATCAAAATTTGAAGACTATTATGATAAAGACAAAACAGGAAATGTAGAAAAGTTCATATTTAAATTTATACCAGATTATAATGTACGTGCTATGCAGCTTGAAACAGGGGAAATTGATTTAGCTTATGTAGAACCAAGTCAAGTAGGCAAACTAGAAAAACTAGAAAAAATAAAAATCTACAATGAAAATACAGCAGACTATAGATGCTTTATGTTTAACATGAGAAAAGAATTGTGGAAAGATGTTAATGTTCGTAAAGCTTTCAACTATGCAGTAGATAGAAAAGGTATGGTGGATGGAATAATAAAAGGTTTTGGAGTAGAAGCTTATTCTCCACTTCAAAAAAATAAATTTAATAATCCTAATGTAGAAAAATATACTTATGATTTACAAAAAGCTAATGAATTGTTGGATAAAGCAGGTTGGAAAAAGGGAAAAGATGGTATAAGAGAAAAGGATGGAAAGAAATTTGAATTTACTTTAACTGCACCAAGTACTGACGAAGTTAGAGTAAAAATAGCTAATTACTTAGCTTCTCAATTCAAGAAAATAGGAGTTACTGTTAAAGTTGCAGCACTAGATTGGAATGCTATAAAAATAGATGAATGTGAAGCCTTTGTATTAGGATGGGGAAGTCCATATGATGCAGATGATCATACATACAAATTATTCCATTCAAGCCAAATAAAGAATGGTAACAATTTTGGAGCTTATTCAAATCCTAAAGTAGATAAATTATTAGAACAAGGAAGAACTACAGAAGATGAAGGAAAGAGGAAGGAAATATATAGTAAAATTCAAGAAGAACTAGCTAATGACCCACCATATAATTTTGAAATTTATGTAAACGCTATATATGCTGTAAACAAAAATATTACAGGAATAAAAGAAAAGATATTAGGGCACCACGGAGCTGGATTCATATGGAATGCAGAGGAGTGGAAGGTTCAATGACCTTAAGATATATACTAAAAAGATTAGGACAGGGTATATTGATTATATTTTTTCTAAGCATAATATCCTTTCTTATCATAAATGCTGCGCCGGGAGATCCGGCGGTAGCTATTTATGGGGGGAAAGCTGATAGATTAACCAACTTGGAAAGAGCTAGAATAGTAAAAAATTATGGGTTAGATAGACCGGTAATGGAGAGATACATAAAATGGTCTGGTCAAATGATAAAAGGAGACATGGGCATATCTTACATAGAAGGGAGACCAGTATCAGAAATATTAAAGGAAAAGATTCCAAATACTATGGTGCTTTTTATAAATTCCATAATTTTAATAAGTTTAATTTCCATGATTTTGGGATTAAAAGCTGGATTTAATGAAGGCTCTATATGGGATAAGCTTCTTAGTACTTTAAGTATAATATTTTATTCTATACCACCTTTTTGGTTAGCTCTTATTTTTATATTAGTATTTTCTGTTTATACAGGTTGGTTGCCTTCCTCAGGAAATATGAGTATAGATGGGGAGGGTAGTGTTTTAGATGTACTAAAACATGCCATATTACCTATAGCAGTTATAGTAATTACTCATGTAGGTGCCTATTCAAGATTTATACAAGAAAAAGTAAAAGAAGAGGATAAAAGCTACTATGTTATGGTAGCTAGAGCAAATGGAGTTTTAGAAAAGAAAATAAGAAAAGGGATAACTAAAAATGCAGTAGTGCCTTTTATAAACTATTTAGGTATAACTATTCCTACTTTTTTTAGTGGATCTGTAATGATAGAAACGGTATTTTCTTGGCCAGGTCTTGGAATGCTTACAGTTAAAGCTGCCAACTCAAGAGATTATCCATTACTTATGGGAGCTATATTTATAACTGGAGTTTTAGTTGTTTTATGTATGATAGTTACAGATATAATAGAAATAATAGTTAATCCACATCTTAGAAAGTAGGTGCAAATATGAAGAGAAAATATTATAAAATATGGATCATAGTTTTTTCAATAATAATATTAGGTTCTGTTTTTGCATCCTTAATAACTAAATTTAATCCTTATGAGGTAGAACTTACGAAGGTACTTATTAAGCCTAATAAAATACATATAATGGGTACGGATAGTATGGGAAGAGATGTTTTTTCAAGAGTATTGTATGGTGGAAGGGTCTCTTTAAGTGTGGCTTTATTATCTGTATTAATATCTACTACTATAGGAACCTTATATGGAGTTATAAGTGGATATTTTGGTGGAAAAGTAGATAGTGTGATGATGAGAATATTAGATACATTTTTAGCCATTCCTACATTAGTAATAATGCTTGCTCTTCAATCCGTCATAAGAGGTGGTATAACAAGCATGATCAT contains the following coding sequences:
- a CDS encoding amino acid ABC transporter permease, whose amino-acid sequence is MDLNIIKQITPVLIKGSITTIELTAISVCLGSIIGIIVALLKLCNNKLVFYIGGFYTWIFRGTPLLLQLFFIYYGLPFVGIKFTPFSAAILGLSLNASAYMAEIIRGGIISVDKGQFEACRALGFNYFDMMKKIILPQTFKIIIPSVGNEFITMLKDTSLVSTIAMVEVMRSAQLLYSSTFKPMETFILTAVLYLIMTTIFTTIFGVFEKKASVY
- a CDS encoding amino acid ABC transporter ATP-binding protein, producing MYMIESKNLTKKFGKLTVFENLNINVKKGEVLVIIGPSGSGKSTFLRCLNHIEIPTDGEVFVEGKKLNIKNKKELRKTIEKVGMVFQNFNLFPHRTVLQNIMEAPLTVKKENKEKVLQKAEKLLEKVGLKDKANVYPSKLSGGQKQRVAIARALAMNPDIMLFDEPTSALDPELVGEVLIVMKDLAQEGITMVVVTHEMGFAKEVADRVIFMDGGKIIEEALPHEIFTTPKHKRTKEFLNKVIKE
- a CDS encoding methyl-accepting chemotaxis protein, translating into MENLKVKNKILFMSSIMLIFTIIVGVTGYYFNAKSNKAIKKLYEDNLISVKVLNDARAQARGAEADVARIVILSKDVKTQEKLKKDIESRVEKFNKDIEEFKRIGLNSEKEKELLDYMEKNLIEFRQKREEVFKVSSEGKMDLAAKKFSELNEVNENYQKALIELSDYNVKEAEEFKIQNDKANAFSNRFITIILILSIIIALVTTSIISKSIINPLKESVEYLDKLSTGNFTEKVSDKLLKRKDEIGQLTNSVSKMYESIRNIINDVLNEMSNSSNVVENIDENINDLDNRIQEASTATEELSASMEETGASAEEMSATSEEIEKAVEDIALKAEEGASSAGKILTKVEELKFNAIESQKNANKVKTNIDSATKDAIEKSKTIEEINILSEAILEITSQTNLLALNAAIEAARAGESGKGFAVVAEEIRKLAEQSSETVVRIQDTTKEVLKAVEDLKKNSSNALNFIDSYIVKAHQDTVEVFDSYSKDATYYNDISNDLSATSEELLASIKNIVEVINNVAGAANEGAKDTTNIAQNNEKIVIASEDIVKSTDLLKNSSGKLINSVKKFKI
- a CDS encoding methyl-accepting chemotaxis protein translates to MDNQKIKYKMMMITIIFIVFVSICGFTGAYFNKKSNVNIKELYENSLVTSELLNDSRTQSRIIELDTAKIILESKDSKNIEELKKQIYEAESVFNENIKIYKSMKLEPKEKELISSIEEKLSDLREDRNNIIKLSQEEKPEEALKKLNYITPVINDYQKDILELVQYNKKQANNFMKESDMFFKKSRIIVICIIVFSIVIGITLVTLISKNLQKSVKELIKYLDKLSKGDFRDPIPDNLVNREDEIGEISNSLSKVYENILYIEKNTFNEMDNSIKYIESITSSIKELNFKIQNTFAATEQLSASMEETGASTEEMNATSGEIGMEIEKISSNALSIDENSEKILEKSEKLKEGFLESKKQVRYMKENIDEDMKKAIDKSKVIEEIDVLSETILGITSQTNLLALNAAIEAARAGEAGKGFAVVAEEIKKLAEESNKATIEIQDVTKIVVEAVKNLKGNSERLMEFVDEYIRKAYDEMENLSDEYKKDAYYYRDFCNKLSDTTEQLLQSTKNFEEVINNVTKATNEGVEGITNVAENSEEIASFTEIILKNTNDLNRSLDRLTACAEKFKI
- a CDS encoding ABC transporter substrate-binding protein, with the protein product MKKMKSIKKARAMLLIALFTLPIIFTGCSSKKEQSEKDDKKGNTVVYGAEFEDEKLNPILAPAYANDLIFRGLMRFDKNNKPQCDIAESYKKSTDGLTYDFKIKKGVKFHDGKELKAEDVVFTIKSIQNPKVNTEMKPEFEEVKDIKAEGDYNVKVTLAKSFPALLDKLTIGIVPKHALEGKDLNNAEFNQKPIGVGPFKFVKWEKGNNITLSKFEDYYDKDKTGNVEKFIFKFIPDYNVRAMQLETGEIDLAYVEPSQVGKLEKLEKIKIYNENTADYRCFMFNMRKELWKDVNVRKAFNYAVDRKGMVDGIIKGFGVEAYSPLQKNKFNNPNVEKYTYDLQKANELLDKAGWKKGKDGIREKDGKKFEFTLTAPSTDEVRVKIANYLASQFKKIGVTVKVAALDWNAIKIDECEAFVLGWGSPYDADDHTYKLFHSSQIKNGNNFGAYSNPKVDKLLEQGRTTEDEGKRKEIYSKIQEELANDPPYNFEIYVNAIYAVNKNITGIKEKILGHHGAGFIWNAEEWKVQ
- a CDS encoding ABC transporter permease, with product MTLRYILKRLGQGILIIFFLSIISFLIINAAPGDPAVAIYGGKADRLTNLERARIVKNYGLDRPVMERYIKWSGQMIKGDMGISYIEGRPVSEILKEKIPNTMVLFINSIILISLISMILGLKAGFNEGSIWDKLLSTLSIIFYSIPPFWLALIFILVFSVYTGWLPSSGNMSIDGEGSVLDVLKHAILPIAVIVITHVGAYSRFIQEKVKEEDKSYYVMVARANGVLEKKIRKGITKNAVVPFINYLGITIPTFFSGSVMIETVFSWPGLGMLTVKAANSRDYPLLMGAIFITGVLVVLCMIVTDIIEIIVNPHLRK
- a CDS encoding ABC transporter permease; the protein is MKRKYYKIWIIVFSIIILGSVFASLITKFNPYEVELTKVLIKPNKIHIMGTDSMGRDVFSRVLYGGRVSLSVALLSVLISTTIGTLYGVISGYFGGKVDSVMMRILDTFLAIPTLVIMLALQSVIRGGITSMIIIMGLTGWLQTARIVRSQVMSIKNKNYVKAARVLGTPTYKIMINHLLRNSLPAILVISVLNSAQAVFTEVSMSFLGIGVPQGMPSWGSMLNCAQNDILSGAWWIAFYPGIFTVISMLSINFIGEGIKKKLAAY